One region of Populus trichocarpa isolate Nisqually-1 chromosome 4, P.trichocarpa_v4.1, whole genome shotgun sequence genomic DNA includes:
- the LOC18098256 gene encoding protein SENSITIVE TO PROTON RHIZOTOXICITY 2, translating into MISGDSSCFPSASSQGLHMYQAVTEDVVSSTLEASSSSEAHSNSLLYNLSLLKDKVHQVESLISILIAPDHSQPNDHKSTSVALANMSTMIQEIIVAASSVMFTCQQMGIGNDISGNNINTNDLHQPRGRKAEESSLLSQPNFGGNHAGNIGQERGQSFFSPESFDWCSDNYNDNCNTNENIRGIHVSSNNRVDIRREILSQGGEGILQGQSPKNYDIIELDAADLLAKYTHYCQVCGKGFKRDANLRMHMRAHGDEYKTTAALSNPMKNNPTATPENKEASMKLPRKYSCPHEGCRWNRKHAKFQPLKSMICVKNHYKRSHCPKMYVCKRCSRKQFSVLSDLRTHEKHCGDLKWLCSCGTTFSRKDKLMGHVALFFGHTPAISGLTRPTKFENQTMQMHLDHDRG; encoded by the exons atgattTCAGGGGACTCCTCTTGCTTCCCTAGTGCCTCCTCACAAGGCTTGCATATGTATCAAGCTGTGACAGAAGATGTTGTTTCTTCAACTCTTGAAGCAAGTTCCAGCTCAGAGGCTCATTCAAATTCTCTTCTCTACAATCTCTCCCTTCTCAAAGACAAGGTCCATCAAGTGGAGTCGTTGATCAGCATCCTTATCGCACCTGATCATAGCCAGCCTAATGATCATAAGTCAACTTCGGTAGCTTTAGCCAACATGAGCACCATGATTCAAGAAATAATTGTCGCTGCATCTTCAGTGATGTTCACATGCCAACAGATGGGTATTGGTAACGATATTTCAGGCAACAATATCAACACAAATGACTTGCACCAGCCGCGTGGCCGCAAGGCTGAAGAAAGTTCCTTGTTATCACAACCAAATTTTGGTGGCAACCATGCTGGTAACATCGGCCAAGAAAGAGGGCAAAGCTTCTTCTCTCCCGAATCTTTTGACTGGTGCAGTGATAACTATAATGATAACTGTAATACTAATGAGAATATTCGAGGAATCCATGTTAGCAGCAATAATAGGGTTGATATTAGGAGAGAAATATTGTCTCAAGGGGGTGAAGGTATTTTACAAGGGCAATCACCAAAGAATTATGATATCATCGAATTGGATGCAGCCGATTTATTAGCCAAGTATACTCATTATTGCCAAGTCTGTGGCAAAGGGTTCAAGCGTGATGCTAATTTGAGGATGCACATGAGAGCCCATGGTGATGAATACAAGACTACTGCAGCTTTGAGCAATCCGATGAAGAACAACCCAACTGCAACGCCAGAAAATAAAGAAGCTTCGATGAAATTGCCTAGAAAATATTCGTGTCCACATGAAGGGTGTAGGTGGAACAGGAAACACGCCAAGTTCCAGCCACTGAAATCCATGATTTGTGTAAAAAATCATTACAAGAGGAGCCATTGCCCCAAGATGTATGTTTGCAAGCGTTGCAGTAGGAAGCAATTCTCGGTGCTGTCTGATCTACGGACTCATGAGAAGCACTGTGGGGATCTCAAGTGGCTATGCTCATGTGGTACAACATTTTCAAGGAAGGATAAGCTTATGGGTCATGTTGCCTTGTTCTTTGGGCACACTCCAGCTATAAGTGGTTTGACAAGGCCTACAAAATTCGAGAACCAGACAATGCAAATGCATCTAGATCATGATAG GGGATGA